A region of Vitis vinifera cultivar Pinot Noir 40024 chromosome 15, ASM3070453v1 DNA encodes the following proteins:
- the LOC100263608 gene encoding putative disease resistance protein At1g50180: MADGNITYFLEKLGNFVVQEASLFGEVEGQVRLLRNEMEWMRLVLEDADIDTKCNDDKRLKLWVNQIRGVAYDAEDVIDEFMFKIEHQRQRRPNRFLPTCVRFADKLPFIHELDGRIRDINITIEKILANKARYNIESGSPSAAGSSSSTEGVVQREKRIPIVEEADVVGMTREAEAVKQMLVEEESESRVVAIVGMGGLGKTTLAKKVYNHIEVNSHFECRALVYVSQEYRIRELLTGIAHCIMTNLNPEISNMDENQLGKKVNDYLKYRRYLIVLDDVWSIQVWHGLRSHLPESNMRRVLITTRNQQIALDACAKLYELRPLGVKESWELFLKKAFPFGSTSPGVCPAELEDLGKKITEKCKGLPLAIVVSGGLLSRKEKTKSSWEKILKSMEWHLSQGPESCLGILALSYSDLPYFLKSCFLYCGVFPEDCQIKASKLMQMWTAEGFVQGRGEEMVEDVAEEYLEELIHRSMIQVAGRKWDGRVKSCRIHDLLRDLAISKAKDSKFFEQVDLKYMDDGLIREIKTTMGEEFDKIRGITSIN, from the exons ATGGCGGACGGCAATATTACGTATTTTCTGGAGAAGTTGGGCAACTTTGTTGTACAAGAAGCTTCCCTCTTCGGAGAGGTTGAAGGGCAGGTGAGGCTGCTGCGAAATGAGATGGAGTGGATGCGCCTCGTTCTGGAAGATGCAGATATTGATACAAAATGCAACGATGACAAAAGACTCAAGCTGTGGGTGAATCAGATCAGGGGCGTAGCTTATGATGCTGAAGATGTCATCGATGAGTTCATGTTCAAGATTGAACACCAACGGCAGCGGAGACCCAATCGGTTCTTGCCCACATGCGTGAGATTTGCTGACAAGTTACCATTTATCCATGAGCTTGATGGCCGGATAAGAGATATCAATATCACAATTGAGAAGATTCTGGCTAATAAAGCCAGGTACAACATCGAAAGTGGAAGCCCTTCTGCAGCTGGGAGCTCTTCCAGTACTGAAGGGGTGGtgcaaagagagaaaaggatTCCAATTGTTGAGGAAGCGGACGTAGTGGGCATGACAAGGGAGGCGGAAGCAGTGAAGCAAATGCTGGTGGAGGAAGAGTCAGAGAGCAGAGTGGTGGCCATCGTGGGGATGGGTGGCCTTGGCAAAACTACTCTTGCTAAGAAAGTCTACAACCACATTGAAGTTAACAGCCACTTTGAATGTCGCGCTTTGGTGTATGTATCTCAAGAGTATAGAATCCGGGAGCTTCTGACGGGGATAGCCCACTGCATCATGACTAATCTCAACCCTGAAATTAGTAATATGGATGAGAATCAGTTGGGGAAGAAGGTTAATGATTACCTCAAATATAGAAGGTATTTGATAGTGTTGGATGATGTATGGAGCATCCAAGTTTGGCATGGATTGCGTTCGCATCTTCCTGAGTCAAACATGAGAAGAGTGCTCATCACTACACGCAACCAACAAATTGCTTTGGATGCCTGCGCAAAGCTCTATGAACTCCGTCCTTTAGGTGTAAAAGAGAGTTGGGAGCTCTTTCTCAAGAAAGCTTTCCCATTTGGAAGTACATCACCAGGTGTATGTCCTGCAGAGTTGGAAGATCTGGGAAAGAAGATTACAGAGAAATGCAAAGGCTTGCCTCTAGCCATTGTGGTATCAGGAGGGCTTCTATCAAGAAAAGAGAAGACGAAATCTTCATGGGAGAAAATACTTAAAAGCATGGAGTGGCATCTAAGTCAAGGCCCTGAGTCATGCTTGGGAATTCTTGCTTTGAGTTATAGTGACTTGCCTTACTTCTTGAAGTCTTGCTTTCTCTACTGCGGTGTGTTTCCGGAGGACTGCCAAATTAAGGCAAGCAAATTGATGCAGATGTGGACTGCAGAGGGATTTGTACAAGGAAGGGGTGAAGAAATGGTGGAAGACGTAGCTGAAGAGTATTTAGAAGAACTGATTCACAGAAGCATGATTCAGGTGGCCGGAAGAAAATGGGATGGAAGAGTGAAGTCTTGTCGCATCCATGATCTCCTTCGCGACCTTGCTATTTCAAAAGccaaagattcaaaattttttgag CAAGTAGACCTAAAATACATGGACGACGGATTAATTCGAGAGATTAAAACCACAATGGGAGAAGAGTTCGACAAGATTCGTGGTATCACCTCCATAAATTAA